In the Vespa crabro chromosome 10, iyVesCrab1.2, whole genome shotgun sequence genome, one interval contains:
- the LOC124427221 gene encoding rho guanine nucleotide exchange factor 28 isoform X7 — protein MSGGNSEQQQQHPLLTLGTNIQTQPNPLVPIISVTPHSPGFAKNYPVLEDNLQHLHEIHDWIQRMRDLTMNTLGNNNRMPHDVPQRLTSSCPSLCPLILIEGGHRSNNHEAGSDPDLLVNCSTNSSPTHFPSMNSHAQPVQGIDRRRSWTDLEDTRRGRRRYSGQNHLQAQNMRQRSISLSSLDSEMELELDGKSCSGPVGVGNRACRSQASTHSLNEADLVQSEYQKIVLKRNSQRLGESSSLMPGLTGARLPLQKSISTPSIVTPPIHTHLTESGTRTTPSLAAETAYDDQHSEKTRRKRGSIFFRKKKDKSGKKNSQQQHAWTTMTTGAQGNHQCDVCMKQSTSKPILHCENCGLSVHQSQGCKDHLVSECTKSKHQSVKAVIKSTSSISSVTSNNSVKRGSTASLPLPTSSGSGREINSKKTVTSYSPWRRVATKLGVNQTINEEKDTDGSGSHRDASSGWEEFDFGDEAHQFTVGDLEGLDPELGLGKEEHDSWSTAIGRHVASRLVDHCEREVKRQEHIYEFVLTEKHHCLVLLAMERIFVEGLRRHFRLGQPNLERMFPRLRDLIEIHLRFLQKLRKRQNANSVVPTIADILVEQFSGENAQRMKSAYGEFCSRHREAVETYKYYLHHDTRFERFVRHCQTNPLLKKKGIPECILFVTQRLTKYPLLVEPLIKTGIMQDEGESLRKALGLVKEILADVDACVADKEREDRKLEIYNKIDAKSFATYRGAKFKKSDIMAFNRILKFEGTAYLMQGRGKTTAIVVVVLSDILFFLVERDQKYAFLVPDNKAASVVSLQKLLVREKAGQESRGIYLISSNPAEPEMFELKVQKPKDKQFWIQAIRSAVEACPQEPENDTDVLMDGNSNNELRDTRSSSISMLSVEERQKMIKAKESHIFRIVGELRKKDAEQALLFEEKINLQVRLLRASNIWNENDSDYEKTDKVEKEIRDYTRLVQMEATDTTQLWQEVVVAVQEATRLASSLSFSTGGATLSRSLSSAGERHSEAYVPPALCVPRRAETFAGFDNNKERYPVRESAAMNVGSSLPKVGEFSKESPEDKESSELDANKDQQWTAIRLSHHVYTLLCIISNQMTTIDSLQAQLAACKEGSMGKSSNNRPNPNRQLEELRNLQDQLSREKAAFRAASQQEKNQLEEERAELARQREQLAAEQRDVTQQRDQLYRRLEALERQGLKAGSTTGPTTIHLSHVTQATEIVQPRKSQADAKRIPMNLISATNQQKVQSNVPVKQQLPLKLASGSNNNSRSGSTASHYSPDRHTRTGSSPAIVTGSTFSSPELGNSHGNSGTTSQIHSSNRSLRNTRSPPESYQQQHQRAEQQQPLEEEVIFF, from the exons ATGTCTGGAGGGAATTCtgagcagcaacagcaacatcCGTTGCTTACACTTGGTACTAATATTCAAACTCAGCCTAATCCTCTTGTACCCATTATTAGTGTCACACCTCATTCTCCTGGTTTTGCTAAGAACTATCCTGTATTag aggACAATCTGCAGCATTTGCATGAAATTCATGACTGGATTCAACGTATGAGAGACTTGACGATGAATACTTTGGGAAACAATAATCGTATGCCCCATGATGTACCTCAGAGACTGACCTCTTCGTGTCCTTCCTTATGTCCATTGATACTTATAGAGGGTGGACATCGTTCCAATAATCATGAAGCAGGATCTGATCCAGATCTCCTTGTTAACTGTTCAACCAATAGCTCTCCGACACATTTTCCATCTATGAACTCTCATGCACAACCTGTACAGGGCATAGACAGAAGACGAAGTTGGACAGATTTGGAAGATACTAGACGTGGCCGACGCAGATATTCCGGGCAAAATCATCTGCAAGCACAAAATAtg cGACAACGCAGCATTAGTTTAAGTAGTCTGGACAGTGAAATGGAACTAGAACTAGATGGAAAATCTTGTAGTGGACCTGTAGGGGTAGGTAATCGAGCATGCAGATCACAAGCAAGTACTCATTCCTTAAATGAGGCAGACCTTGTGCAG AGTGAATATCAGAAGATtgtcttaaaaagaaatagtcaAAGATTAGGTGAAAGTAGCAGTTTGATGCCAGGTTTAACTGGTGCACGTTTACCTCTCCAGAAATCTATTTCAACCCCTTCCATCGTTACACCGCCAATTCATACGCATCTCACTGAGTCCGGAACACGAACAACACCTTCTCTAGCAGC agAAACTGCATATGATGATCAACATTCTGAGAAGACCAGAAGAAAGCGTGGATCTATTTTCTTCCGTAAGAAAAAG GATAAAagtgggaaaaaaaatagtcaACAGCAACATGCATGGACCACAATGACAACTGGAGCACAGGGAAATCATCAATGTGATGTTTGCATGAAGCAATCAACGAGTAAACCAATTCTTCATTGTGAAA ATTGCGGATTATCGGTACATCAAAGTCAAGGATGCAAGGATCATTTGGTATCAGAATGTACCAAGTCTAAGCATCAGTCTGTAAAAGCTGTTATAAAATCAACATCGAGTATTTCTTCGGTTACAAGTAACAATAGCGTGAAAAGAGGTTCGACGGCATCGTTACCATTACCAACATCATCTGGAAGTGGAAG GGAAATTAACAGCAAGAAAACAGTGACAAGCTACAGCCCTTGGCGGCGAGTTGCCACCAAGCTCGGAGTCAA TCAAACAATTAATGAGGAAAAGGATACAGATGGTAGTGGTTCACATCGGGATGCTTCCAG tgGTTGGGAAGAATTCGATTTTGGAGATGAAGCACATCAGTTTACTGTAGGTGATCTTGAAGGCTTAGATCCTGAACTGGGCTTAGGAAAGGAAGAACATGATTCATGGAGTACAGCCATTGGAAGACACGTAGCATCACGTCTCGTAGATCATTGTGAACGCGAAGTGAAGAGGCAAGagcatatatatgaatttgtgTTAACAGAGAAACATCATTGCTTAGTATTATTAGCCATGGAAAGGATCTTCGTGGAAGGTTTACGACGTCATTTCCGTTTGGGACAACCAAATCTAGAACGAATGTTTCCAAGATTACGTGATCTCATCGAAATTCATTTAAGATTTCTACAGAAATTACGTAAACGTCAAAATGCAAATTCCGTTGTTCCTACTATCGCCGACATACTCGTCGAACAATTCTCAGGTGAAAATGCGCAACGTATGAAAAGTGCATATGGAGAATTTTGTAGTCGTCATAGAGAAGCCGTTGAAacttataagtattatttgcATCATGATACTCGATTTGAACGTTTTGTACGTCACTGTCAG ACAAATCCTTTGTTGAAGAAGAAGGGTATTCCAGAATGTATATTGTTCGTTACACAACGTTTAACAAAATATCCATTACTAGTCGAACCACTTATTAAAACCGGTATTATGCAAGATGAAGGAGAGAGCTTGAGAAAAGCTTTGGGACTAGTGAAAGAAATTTTAGCTGATGTAGATGCGTGCGTGGCAgataaagaaagggaagataGAAAATTAGAGATTTATAATAA GATCGACGCGAAATCGTTTGCCACGTACCGTGGTGCCAAGTTCAAAAAATCGGATATAATGGcatttaatagaattttaaaatTCGAAGGCACGGCATATTTAATGCAAGGTCGTGGAAAAACGACTGCCATCGTCGTAGTAGTTCTTTCcgatatattattcttcttagtTGAAAGAGATCAAAAATATGCTTTCTTAGTTCCGGACAATAAAGCTGCTAGTGTGGTATcgttacaaaaattattggtACGAGAAAAAGCTGGCCAAGAATCTAGGGGTATATACTTGATAAGTAGCAATCCGGCGGAACCTGAAATGTTTGAGTTAAAAGTTCAAAAGCCTAAGGACAAACAATTCTGGATTCAAGCAATACGTTCGGCGGTTGAGGCTTGTCCTCAAGAACCTGAAAATGATACGGACGTTCTTATGGAtggcaatagtaataatgaattaagGGATACACGTTCATCCTCCATATCGATGCTTTCCGTCGAAGAAAGgcaaaaaatgattaaagctAAGGAATCGCACATATTTAGAATTGTCG GCGAATTACGAAAGAAGGACGCGGAACAGGCGTTGctgttcgaagaaaaaattaatttacaagtACGACTTCTACGTGCATCTAATATTTGGAATGAAAATGATAGTGATTATGAAAAAACGGATaaagtggaaaaagaaattcgcgATTATACACGTCTTGTTCAAATGGAGGCGACGGATACCACTCAACTATGGCAAGAg GTTGTTGTCGCTGTACAGGAAGCCACACGATTGGCCAGTTCATTATCATTTAGTACTGGTGGTGCAACACTTTCTAGAAGTTTAAGTTCAGCGGGCGAACGCCATAGCGAAGCTTACGTTCCACCAGCTCTTTGCGTTCCTAGACGAGCAGAAACATTTGCTggtttcgataataacaaa GAAAGATATCCTGTACGTGAATCAGCGGCGATGAATGTAGGATCATCTCTCCCAAAAGTTGGtgaattttcgaaagaaagtcCCGAGGACAAAGAAAGTTCAGAATTGGACGCGAACAAAGATCAACAATGGACTGCGATACGTTTATCCCATCACGTTTATACTTTGCTTTGTATAATCAGTAATCAAATGACGACAATCGATAGTCTACAAGCGCAATTAGCTGCATGCAAGGAGGGAAGTATGGGAAAATCATCGAATAACAGGCCGAATCCAAATCGTCAATTGGAGGAGTTAAGAAATTTGCAGGATCAGCTTAGCAGGGAAAAGGCAGCGTTTCGTGCTGCTTCTcagcaagaaaaaaatcaattggaAGAGGAACGTGCAGAATTGGCAAGGCAGAGAGAACAATTGGCTGCAGAACAAAGGGACGTTACTCAACAGCGAGATCAATTGTATCGTCGATTGGAGGCGTTGGAACGTCAAGGTTTAAAGGCAGGCTCTACTACGGGTCCAACGACAATTCATTTGTCACACGTAACACAGGCTACAGAAATTGTACAACCACGGAAGTCTCAAGCAGACGCTAAGAGAATACCTATGAATTTAATCAGCGCTACCAATCAGCAGAAAGTACAAAGTAATGTTCCTGTGAAGCAACAACTCCCATTGAAGCTCGCAAGTggaagtaataacaatagcag GAGCGGAAGTACTGCGAGCCACTATAGTCCGGATCGGCATACTAGAACAGGAAGTAGCCCTGCTATCGTAACCGGATCTACGTTCTCTTCTCCTGAACTCGGCAATAGTCATGGTAATAGTGGCACCACGAGTCAAATACATTCCTCTAATCGATCTCTTCGAAATACACGATCTCCTCCTGAATCGtatcaacaacaacatcaacgAGCGGAACAGCAACAACCTTTGGAGGAGGAGGTGATCTTTTTCTGA